Proteins encoded within one genomic window of Deltaproteobacteria bacterium:
- the xrtD gene encoding VPLPA-CTERM-specific exosortase XrtD — MRVSSVTKPVDWIKIFIYGLLFIGIYYSTFSWLISHDWARDDYSYCYLIPLVVLYLVWEKRERLVEYPSLASWLGLILFLPGIILFWLGELGGEFFSIYVSFWFIVVGLSWLHLGWKKLKIIAFPLFIMLTMFPLPSFLYNKLTLNLKLISSQLGVAMMQIYGMSAYRDGNVIDIGFTQLQVVDACSGLRFLIPLLVLSILLAYFFRAALWKRAILVISSVPLSIITNSLRIAITGILYEVAGAKVAEGFFHGFSGWFIFMFSLGVLLLEMWVLQRIPPTGSSDSNEQTSDTDQNLQSDQTSNGDSASEAALTESLGSDTNEVNPRRTVSRSLRAFLKPPQFMVAFIILGSTLVLSQGVEFREKIPITKSFDFFPLEIGEWTGSRENMEQKFLDTLDLSDYVMINYQNKLGRSINFYTAYYESQRKGKSIHSPASCLPGGGWRFKQAGSTTLSTPGYRDGTIRVNRALMQKGDSRQLAYYWFFQRDRVLTNLYQLKIFAFWDALTKQRTDGALVRLITPVDEFEKIEEAEKRLQAFTGQILPILLEYLPGRE; from the coding sequence TTGAGAGTTTCGTCAGTAACTAAGCCTGTAGATTGGATAAAAATCTTTATATACGGGCTGTTATTTATCGGAATATATTACTCGACTTTCTCCTGGTTGATCTCACATGACTGGGCAAGAGACGATTACAGTTACTGCTATTTGATACCGCTCGTTGTCCTCTATTTAGTCTGGGAAAAGAGAGAAAGGCTGGTCGAATATCCATCCCTGGCTTCATGGCTGGGACTGATACTTTTCCTGCCAGGCATTATCCTCTTCTGGCTGGGAGAGTTAGGTGGAGAATTCTTCAGCATTTATGTTTCTTTTTGGTTTATAGTTGTAGGCTTGAGCTGGCTACACCTGGGTTGGAAAAAGTTGAAAATAATCGCTTTCCCGCTCTTCATCATGCTAACGATGTTTCCCCTTCCGAGTTTTTTATATAACAAACTCACACTGAACCTCAAATTGATCTCCTCTCAACTGGGCGTGGCCATGATGCAGATTTATGGCATGTCTGCTTACCGGGACGGGAACGTCATTGACATCGGGTTTACACAACTCCAGGTGGTGGACGCTTGCAGCGGCCTCCGTTTTTTAATTCCCCTGCTTGTCCTCAGCATTCTTCTGGCCTACTTTTTCCGCGCTGCTCTGTGGAAACGGGCCATTCTTGTTATTTCTTCAGTCCCGCTTTCCATTATCACCAATAGCTTAAGGATTGCCATAACCGGTATTCTTTACGAAGTCGCAGGGGCTAAGGTTGCGGAAGGTTTTTTTCACGGGTTTTCAGGGTGGTTTATCTTCATGTTTTCCCTGGGGGTACTGCTTCTTGAGATGTGGGTTCTGCAAAGGATTCCCCCGACAGGGTCCAGCGATTCAAACGAACAGACGTCAGACACAGATCAGAATTTACAGTCTGATCAAACATCGAACGGGGACAGCGCGTCAGAAGCAGCCCTTACGGAATCCTTAGGCTCAGACACAAACGAAGTAAATCCCAGGAGGACTGTCAGCAGAAGCTTGCGGGCTTTCCTGAAACCACCCCAGTTCATGGTCGCCTTTATTATCCTCGGATCAACGCTGGTCTTATCTCAGGGCGTTGAGTTTCGGGAGAAGATTCCTATCACAAAATCGTTTGACTTTTTCCCTCTGGAAATAGGTGAATGGACAGGCAGCCGCGAGAACATGGAACAGAAATTTCTGGATACCCTGGATTTAAGCGACTATGTCATGATCAACTATCAGAATAAGCTTGGCAGAAGTATCAATTTTTACACGGCTTATTATGAAAGCCAGAGAAAGGGAAAGTCAATCCATTCCCCGGCCTCCTGCCTTCCTGGAGGTGGGTGGAGGTTCAAGCAGGCCGGTTCTACAACCTTATCTACTCCGGGATATCGTGATGGGACCATTCGGGTAAACCGGGCCTTGATGCAAAAAGGCGATTCCAGGCAGCTTGCCTATTACTGGTTTTTTCAAAGAGACCGGGTTCTGACCAATCTATATCAGTTGAAAATATTCGCATTCTGGGATGCGTTAACAAAACAGAGGACAGACGGGGCCCTGGTGAGGCTCATTACGCCAGTTGATGAATTTGAGAAAATCGAGGAGGCTGAAAAAAGGCTTCAGGCCTTTACCGGACAAATTTTGCCTATTCTGTTGGAATACCTACCTGGCAGAGAATAA